The following are encoded in a window of bacterium SCSIO 12643 genomic DNA:
- a CDS encoding pirin family protein, producing the protein MRDVIRVFKLGFPWETQDPFLFCAHHADAYPKGNSNLGPDASLEGRRLGEDFVLKDGWRMYHGQTVPGFPYHPHRGFETITITTEGTVDHADSLGAYGRFGDGDVQWMTAGKGVQHSEMFPLLNQDQGNPLEIFQIWLNLPRKDKMVEPHYAMIWKQDVPKISEQDASGKSIQLTIISGDYKEFRSPPCAPNSWANESSHEVRVWMLRMEAGAKWTLPKATSDVNRTLFFYGGDHMEIAEVEVGSHSGVELKGANDIQLKNGSEDAYLLFLQGQPIHEPVVLYGPFVMNSEDEIRQAFMDYQKTQFGGWPWSGHDPVHGSEKKHFAVFANGDREEGL; encoded by the coding sequence ATGAGAGATGTAATACGGGTATTTAAATTAGGATTCCCATGGGAAACGCAGGACCCGTTTTTATTTTGTGCGCATCATGCAGATGCATATCCAAAAGGAAATTCAAATTTAGGTCCGGATGCGTCTTTGGAAGGACGTAGACTGGGAGAAGATTTTGTATTGAAAGATGGATGGAGAATGTATCATGGGCAAACCGTTCCCGGATTTCCATATCATCCGCATCGAGGGTTTGAAACTATTACGATTACGACCGAAGGAACGGTAGATCATGCAGATTCTTTAGGCGCTTATGGCAGGTTTGGTGATGGTGATGTACAATGGATGACTGCAGGAAAAGGTGTACAGCATTCTGAAATGTTTCCTTTGCTGAATCAAGATCAAGGTAACCCGTTAGAGATTTTTCAAATTTGGCTCAACCTCCCTCGAAAAGACAAAATGGTGGAACCTCATTATGCCATGATTTGGAAGCAAGATGTACCAAAGATTTCAGAACAGGATGCATCTGGAAAATCTATACAATTAACCATAATATCAGGAGACTATAAAGAGTTTAGGAGTCCCCCATGTGCACCAAATTCCTGGGCCAATGAATCTAGTCATGAAGTACGGGTTTGGATGCTTCGAATGGAAGCAGGAGCAAAATGGACTCTGCCAAAAGCTACAAGTGATGTCAATAGGACGTTGTTTTTTTATGGGGGTGATCACATGGAGATTGCTGAAGTTGAGGTTGGATCACATTCAGGTGTCGAATTGAAAGGTGCCAATGATATTCAATTGAAAAACGGGAGTGAAGATGCATATCTGCTGTTTTTACAAGGTCAACCTATACATGAACCGGTAGTCCTATACGGTCCCTTTGTAATGAACTCAGAAGATGAGATTCGACAGGCATTTATGGATTATCAAAAAACACAATTTGGTGGTTGGCCCTGGTCTGGTCATGACCCTGTTCATGGAAGTGAAAAAAAGCACTTTGCTGTGTTTGCAAATGGAGATCGAGAGGAAGGGTTGTAA